One segment of Pseudomonadota bacterium DNA contains the following:
- a CDS encoding cytochrome c peroxidase, which yields MNRCHALGALAALALLAVGPAASANDAAEAPWSVAERSLLASLSLLPSPSLPVPPSPSNALADSPAAAALGERLFFDTRLSANGEVSCANCHQPTHAFADSTARSRGLSLTGRNAPTVLGGAYQRWLYWDGRRDSLWAQALTPIEHPDEQGLGRVAVLAVLAEDPTYREAWVDLFDEAPLDVSDAERFPLHATPRADAPALAAWQQMASDDRARVDAAFARVGKAIAAYERTLLPAPSRFDRFVAALLAGDVTGGGYLSDEEQAGLRLFIGDRAQCTQCHNGPMFSNGGFHNIGLIARTATADTADLGRAAAVREVREDPFNCLGPHSDAAPADCAELRFMKARGADLLGAFRVPTLRNVARTAPYMHDGRFADLAAVLAHYVAAPTQVLGHQELDPLRLDAEELAALIAFLHALSGESLDDGVAALTP from the coding sequence TTGAATCGTTGCCACGCGCTGGGCGCCCTGGCGGCGCTGGCGCTGCTCGCGGTTGGGCCAGCGGCGAGTGCGAACGACGCCGCCGAGGCGCCTTGGAGTGTTGCCGAACGCTCGCTGCTCGCGAGCCTCAGCCTCCTGCCGTCCCCCAGCTTGCCGGTCCCACCGAGCCCTTCGAACGCCCTGGCCGATTCTCCAGCAGCAGCTGCTCTCGGCGAGCGTCTGTTCTTCGACACCCGTCTGAGTGCCAACGGCGAGGTCTCCTGCGCCAACTGCCATCAACCGACCCACGCCTTCGCCGACAGCACCGCCCGTTCCCGCGGCCTCAGCCTCACCGGTCGCAACGCGCCGACCGTGCTCGGCGGGGCTTACCAACGCTGGCTCTACTGGGATGGGCGTCGGGACAGCCTCTGGGCCCAGGCGCTCACGCCGATCGAACACCCGGATGAGCAAGGGCTCGGCCGCGTGGCCGTGCTCGCCGTGCTCGCCGAGGACCCCACCTATCGCGAGGCCTGGGTCGACCTCTTCGACGAAGCACCCCTCGATGTGTCCGACGCGGAGCGTTTCCCGCTCCACGCCACACCGCGCGCGGACGCACCTGCCCTCGCCGCCTGGCAGCAGATGGCCTCGGATGATCGGGCGCGTGTGGATGCCGCCTTCGCGCGCGTGGGGAAGGCGATCGCCGCGTACGAGCGCACCCTGCTGCCCGCGCCGTCGCGCTTCGATCGCTTCGTCGCCGCCCTGCTGGCGGGAGATGTCACTGGAGGGGGATACCTCAGCGACGAGGAGCAGGCGGGCCTAAGGCTATTCATCGGTGATCGCGCCCAGTGCACCCAGTGTCACAACGGGCCCATGTTCAGTAACGGCGGCTTTCACAACATCGGCCTGATCGCACGCACCGCCACGGCCGACACCGCAGATCTGGGCCGCGCCGCGGCCGTGCGCGAGGTGCGCGAGGATCCCTTCAACTGTCTCGGCCCGCACAGCGATGCGGCCCCCGCGGACTGCGCCGAGCTGCGCTTCATGAAGGCCCGTGGTGCGGACCTGTTGGGGGCGTTTCGCGTGCCCACCTTGCGCAACGTGGCGCGCACGGCGCCCTACATGCACGACGGCCGCTTCGCTGACCTCGCCGCTGTGCTCGCCCACTACGTGGCCGCGCCCACCCAGGTGCTCGGCCACCAGGAGCTCGACCCGCTACGCCTGGACGCGGAGGAGCTCGCCGCCCTGATCGCGTTTCTCCACGCCCTGAGCGGGGAGAGCCTCGACGACGGCGTGGCCGCGCTGACCCCCTGA
- a CDS encoding outer membrane beta-barrel domain-containing protein, giving the protein METRFLVLLLNLTLAFALSGCAIFGGGNKDAEAEDGDEETLTLVFEPDIETREVRQAKIDTENFEIGVFGGIMSIEDFGTNSLVGVRAAYHVTQAFYAEASYGRSEAGLTSFEELSGGAELLLPDDRQLTYYNFSLGLNLLPGEVFMGKKRAFNSSLYLTAGAGSTEFAGDSRFTISAGLGYRFYVKDWLALHATARGHLFDLDILGEPETTTNLEAHGGFTVFF; this is encoded by the coding sequence ATGGAAACTCGGTTTCTCGTTCTTCTTCTGAACCTGACGCTGGCCTTCGCCCTGAGCGGTTGCGCCATCTTCGGCGGCGGCAACAAGGACGCCGAGGCCGAAGACGGCGATGAGGAAACGCTAACGCTCGTGTTCGAACCGGACATCGAGACCCGCGAGGTCCGCCAGGCCAAGATCGACACGGAGAACTTCGAGATCGGTGTCTTCGGCGGCATCATGAGCATCGAGGACTTCGGCACCAACTCCCTGGTCGGCGTGCGCGCCGCCTACCACGTGACCCAGGCCTTCTACGCCGAGGCGAGCTACGGCCGCTCAGAGGCGGGCCTCACGAGCTTCGAGGAGTTGAGCGGTGGCGCGGAGCTGCTGCTGCCGGACGATCGTCAGCTCACCTATTACAACTTCTCGCTCGGCCTCAATCTGCTGCCGGGCGAGGTGTTCATGGGCAAGAAACGCGCCTTCAACTCATCGCTGTACCTGACGGCAGGCGCCGGCAGCACGGAGTTCGCGGGCGACAGTCGCTTCACGATCAGCGCAGGATTGGGCTATCGCTTCTACGTCAAGGATTGGCTGGCACTGCACGCCACGGCGCGCGGTCACCTCTTCGATCTGGACATCCTGGGGGAGCCTGAGACCACCACCAACCTGGAAGCCCACGGCGGCTTCACGGTGTTTTTCTAA
- a CDS encoding LamG domain-containing protein, whose protein sequence is MKHESNRLVPASPLRGLSAVARPAAWLATAALAVLAGCGGESTVPLPVTDIGTGGDAAYNGPPAATPEVAAFKNQVWDPIVEEGGCQGCHFTGGQAPTFMRNDDINLAFEDARALLDQGSPELSRLSTKVGGGHNCWLASDQACADRMTAWIGLFAFEVAGGEGPSDGREIILTPPPIKDVGASKAFPSDPALYAATVQPLLVTYCSGCHATSAALAQSPYLGNADPVTSYEAAKARIDLNTPANSRLVLRLEDEFHNCWGDCVANGAEMQAAIEAFADQIDPTEVDPSLLTSKALTLFDGSLASGGSRVENNVIALYEFKSGQGNTAFDTSGVSPALDLTISGDFDWVGGFGIDLRSGKAQGSTTNSSKLHELITQTGEYSIEAWVVPANVTQEEARIVSYSAGVFQRNFTLSQTLYSYDAFNRSSVTDANGEPVLTTFADDEDLQATLQHVVVTYDALLGRRIYVNGVFTDDFDAGGGSLADWDDTYAFVLGNEVSNDRAFSGVIRLVAIHNRVLTQEQIQRNFDAGVGEKFFLLFNVADLVELPAAYVMFEVSRFDSYSYLFEEPRFISLDTSVIPDNIPLEGMRIGVNGGEPTVGQAYANLDVMLNTANYDPAEGQFLSTIGTIVALDQGPDADEFFLTFDRIGNNENVRTDDAALAPPPAVDGEETPDIGIRTFAEINATMEAVTGVDSQSESVRTTYDLIRQQLPTVDALGGFLSSQQIAVAQLAIEYCNTLVDDTGARGSYFPGFNFGEAPNAAFGNAAQRDLVIDPLLANMMGDGVGTQPVPADVRDELNALIDRLTTCGNACPADKTGTIVKAVCSSVLGSAVTLVQ, encoded by the coding sequence ATGAAACACGAATCGAATCGTCTCGTGCCCGCCTCGCCCTTGCGCGGATTGAGCGCTGTGGCACGGCCGGCAGCATGGTTAGCGACCGCAGCCCTCGCCGTCCTGGCTGGCTGTGGTGGTGAGAGCACGGTGCCCCTGCCCGTGACCGACATCGGCACCGGCGGTGACGCCGCCTACAACGGTCCGCCGGCAGCCACCCCCGAGGTCGCGGCCTTCAAGAACCAGGTGTGGGACCCGATCGTGGAGGAGGGCGGCTGTCAGGGCTGTCACTTCACGGGCGGCCAGGCCCCCACCTTCATGCGCAACGACGACATCAACCTGGCCTTCGAGGATGCGCGAGCGCTCCTCGACCAGGGCTCGCCCGAGCTGTCCCGCCTGTCCACCAAGGTGGGCGGTGGCCACAACTGCTGGCTGGCCTCGGATCAGGCCTGTGCCGATCGCATGACCGCCTGGATTGGCCTCTTCGCCTTCGAGGTGGCCGGTGGTGAGGGCCCGAGCGATGGTCGGGAGATCATCTTGACGCCGCCGCCGATCAAGGACGTGGGTGCGAGCAAGGCCTTCCCGTCGGATCCGGCTCTGTACGCCGCGACCGTGCAGCCGCTGCTGGTGACCTACTGTTCGGGTTGCCACGCGACGAGCGCGGCACTGGCCCAGTCGCCCTACCTCGGCAACGCCGATCCGGTCACCTCCTACGAGGCGGCCAAGGCGCGTATCGACCTCAACACCCCCGCCAACTCTCGCCTGGTGCTGCGCCTCGAAGACGAGTTCCACAACTGCTGGGGCGATTGCGTCGCCAATGGCGCCGAGATGCAGGCAGCGATCGAAGCCTTCGCCGATCAGATCGATCCGACGGAGGTCGATCCCTCGCTGCTCACCAGCAAGGCCCTCACGCTGTTCGACGGCTCCCTCGCCAGCGGCGGCAGCCGGGTGGAGAACAACGTGATCGCGCTCTACGAGTTCAAGAGCGGCCAGGGCAACACGGCCTTCGACACCAGCGGTGTATCGCCCGCCCTCGATCTCACCATCAGCGGTGACTTCGACTGGGTCGGCGGCTTCGGCATCGACCTGCGCAGCGGCAAGGCCCAGGGCTCCACCACCAACAGCTCCAAGCTCCACGAGCTCATCACCCAGACCGGTGAGTACTCGATCGAAGCGTGGGTGGTGCCGGCCAACGTGACCCAGGAAGAAGCGCGCATCGTCAGCTACTCGGCGGGCGTGTTCCAGCGCAACTTCACCCTGTCGCAGACCCTCTACAGCTACGACGCCTTCAACCGTTCCAGCGTCACCGACGCCAACGGCGAGCCCGTGCTGACCACCTTCGCTGACGACGAGGATCTGCAGGCCACCCTGCAGCACGTGGTGGTGACCTACGACGCGCTCCTCGGCCGCCGCATCTACGTGAACGGCGTGTTCACCGACGACTTCGACGCCGGTGGCGGCAGCCTCGCCGACTGGGACGACACCTACGCTTTCGTACTGGGTAACGAGGTATCCAACGACCGTGCCTTCTCCGGCGTCATCCGCCTGGTGGCGATCCACAACCGCGTGCTCACCCAGGAGCAGATCCAGCGCAACTTCGATGCCGGCGTCGGCGAGAAGTTCTTCCTGCTCTTCAACGTGGCGGACCTGGTGGAGCTGCCGGCGGCCTACGTGATGTTCGAAGTCAGCCGCTTCGATAGCTACAGCTATCTCTTCGAGGAGCCGCGCTTCATCAGCCTGGACACCTCGGTGATCCCCGACAACATCCCCTTGGAGGGTATGCGCATCGGGGTGAACGGCGGCGAGCCGACCGTGGGTCAGGCCTACGCCAACCTGGATGTGATGCTGAACACCGCCAACTACGATCCCGCCGAGGGGCAGTTCCTGTCCACCATCGGCACCATCGTGGCTCTCGATCAGGGACCGGACGCGGATGAGTTCTTCCTCACCTTCGATCGCATCGGCAACAACGAGAACGTGCGCACGGACGATGCCGCCCTCGCCCCGCCGCCCGCGGTGGACGGTGAGGAGACGCCGGACATCGGCATCCGCACCTTCGCCGAGATCAACGCCACCATGGAGGCGGTGACCGGCGTGGACAGCCAGAGCGAGTCGGTGCGTACCACCTACGACCTGATTCGCCAGCAGCTGCCCACGGTGGACGCGCTGGGCGGCTTCCTGTCCTCGCAGCAGATCGCGGTGGCCCAGCTCGCCATCGAGTACTGCAACACCCTGGTGGACGACACGGGCGCTCGCGGCAGCTACTTCCCGGGCTTCAACTTCGGTGAAGCACCGAACGCGGCCTTCGGCAATGCGGCGCAGCGGGATCTGGTGATCGATCCACTGCTCGCCAACATGATGGGCGATGGGGTGGGTACCCAGCCGGTGCCGGCAGACGTGCGCGATGAGCTGAATGCACTCATCGATCGTCTGACCACCTGCGGCAACGCGTGCCCCGCCGACAAGACCGGCACCATCGTCAAGGCCGTGTGCTCCAGCGTGCTCGGCAGCGCTGTGACCCTGGTCCAGTGA
- a CDS encoding FixH family protein: MTSRGSWYLAASSALLLSACGPAPSEPEAQAQTADHAHHEHMGGDGDAEVRAMLEGASVASAQSTPSAWRALRAEVAAGRISLDDDGIPQSLDPVASKLTEGGHFRISLQAPPEGPQINRLLTYTIAVDDPEGTPVEGAQLDFVGGMPLHDHGFPTSPAIGAPVAPGRYPLEGLRFGMKGWWQLVLSVQAGQVTDTVTFDIAVEP; the protein is encoded by the coding sequence ATGACGTCGAGAGGATCGTGGTATCTCGCCGCGTCGTCGGCGCTGCTGCTCAGCGCCTGCGGGCCCGCGCCGAGCGAACCGGAAGCGCAAGCGCAGACCGCTGACCATGCGCACCATGAGCACATGGGGGGTGACGGCGATGCCGAGGTGCGCGCCATGCTCGAAGGCGCTAGCGTCGCCTCCGCCCAATCCACGCCCTCCGCCTGGCGCGCTCTGCGGGCCGAGGTGGCGGCAGGGCGCATCAGCCTCGACGATGACGGCATTCCGCAGAGCCTGGACCCGGTGGCGAGCAAGCTCACCGAGGGCGGGCATTTCCGCATCAGCCTCCAGGCGCCGCCTGAAGGGCCGCAGATCAATCGCCTGCTCACCTACACGATCGCTGTGGACGATCCCGAGGGCACGCCCGTGGAGGGCGCGCAGCTCGATTTCGTCGGTGGCATGCCCCTGCACGATCACGGCTTTCCCACCTCACCGGCGATCGGCGCGCCGGTGGCTCCCGGCCGCTACCCGCTCGAAGGGCTGCGCTTCGGCATGAAGGGCTGGTGGCAGCTGGTCCTGTCGGTGCAGGCGGGGCAGGTGACCGACACGGTGACCTTCGACATCGCCGTCGAGCCTTGA
- a CDS encoding SH3 domain-containing protein: MSRVLTAVIAVCLVLMSSAGWARKAPVLLTVADPYLELRTGPHSGYPVTQIADRGEPIEVLKRRTDWYKIRTARDYVGWVSREDLARTILSNGDEVILKNAGLDELGNRRLEMGFMTGDFGGANVLTGYGALALSPNLALEIQASQALGRVSNSLIGQGRMVNTFFPRWRASPYFGIGAGVINTSPNATLVQVEDRTDPVATATFGVRAYLTRRFMARAEYNGYVVLTEREENEEIFEWKLGFSFFF; the protein is encoded by the coding sequence GTGTCACGTGTGCTAACCGCTGTCATCGCCGTATGCCTGGTGCTCATGAGCAGTGCCGGCTGGGCGCGCAAAGCACCCGTGCTGCTGACGGTCGCCGATCCCTATCTGGAACTGCGAACCGGTCCACACTCTGGCTATCCTGTGACCCAGATCGCAGATCGCGGCGAGCCTATCGAAGTTCTAAAGCGGCGCACGGATTGGTACAAGATCCGCACGGCGCGCGATTACGTCGGCTGGGTCTCGCGCGAGGATCTTGCGCGCACGATCCTCTCCAACGGCGATGAGGTCATCCTGAAGAACGCAGGCCTAGACGAGCTGGGCAACCGGCGCCTCGAGATGGGCTTCATGACCGGCGATTTCGGCGGCGCCAACGTGCTCACGGGCTACGGTGCGCTCGCCCTGAGCCCCAACCTGGCGCTGGAGATTCAGGCCTCGCAGGCCCTCGGGCGAGTCTCCAACAGCCTGATCGGCCAGGGCCGCATGGTGAACACCTTTTTCCCGCGCTGGCGCGCCTCGCCGTACTTCGGCATCGGCGCCGGCGTGATCAACACCTCCCCCAACGCCACCCTGGTGCAGGTGGAGGACCGCACGGACCCCGTCGCCACCGCTACCTTCGGCGTGCGCGCTTACCTGACCCGTCGCTTCATGGCCCGAGCTGAGTACAACGGTTACGTCGTGCTCACCGAGCGCGAAGAGAACGAGGAGATTTTTGAATGGAAACTCGGTTTCTCGTTCTTCTTCTGA